The following are encoded together in the Malaya genurostris strain Urasoe2022 chromosome 3, Malgen_1.1, whole genome shotgun sequence genome:
- the LOC131436286 gene encoding venom serine protease-like: MGLLVTSFGLICILKLYSCAVSYAGCDYSYNYPSNTVGYVQSPNWSNYYKGGTNCRFTIQAPARHYLYAQCYDMYLPSSYGCYYDKLLVSPTGNNALADAEVRCGSTTFNVASTGNKMVIALQTLTQSTGGRFRCQITAVPLKCDCGTRLTPLIVGGESTQPNEYPMAAAIIEISSKSLVCGATIITDRHSLTAAHCVSGRSISNSALLVGDHNMKTGTDTAYAKAMLISTFTVNSAYDSKTKTNDIALVRTTDQIVFNPGVNRACLPYAYTSSSFNNVYLTTLGWGTLDFGGPMATDLQKVALQVMDLATCRSKLSGMNTVQDNQICTYTAGKDSCQFDSGGPMLYVDASGGKMYAIGVINYGITCASKYPSVSARVTSYLNWIETNTGFSFCEKT, from the exons ATGGGCCTGCTTGTGACTTCATTTGGATTGATATGCATATTAAAGTTGTACAGTTGTGCAGTTTCCTACGCGGGTTGTGATTATAGCTACAACTATCCCTCTAACACAGTCGGATACGTTCAATCACCGAATTGGAGTAACTACTACAAAGGAGGCACGAATTGTCGGTTCACCATCCAGGCACCTGCCAGACACTACCTCTATGCGCAATGTTACGATATGTACCTACCGTCCAGCTACGGCTGTTACTATGATAAACTTTTAGTTTCACCTACCGGAAATAATGCTTTGGCCGACGCCGAGGTTCGATGTGGCAGTACAACGTTCAACGTGGCTTCGACGGGGAACAAGATGGTAATAGCACTGCAAACCTTGACTCAATCTACGGGAGGACGTTTCCGGTGTCAGATTACTGCTGTACCATTAAAGTGCGACTGCGGCACTAGACTGACG ccTCTGATAGTGGGTGGAGAATCCACTCAACCGAACGAATACCCAATGGCAGCAGCAATCattgaaatttcatccaaatctctAGTTTGTGGCGCAACAATTA TAACCGACCGGCATAGTTTGACGGCAGCTCATTGCGTCTCGGGACGATCAATTTCCAACTCCGCTCTGTTAGTGGGTGACCATAACATGAAAACTGGAACGGATACGGCCTATGCGAAAGCAATGTTGATTTCCACATTTACCGTCAATTCGGCCTACGATTCCAAGACAAAAACGAACGACATCGCTCTGGTGAGAACGACCGATCAGATTGTGTTCAATCCTGGAGTAAATCGGGCCTGTTTGCCATACGCATACACCAGTTCCAGCTTCAACAATGTCTACCTTACAACACTCGGTTGGGGTACGCTGGACTTCGGCGGACCAATGGCGACCGATCTTCAGAAAGTTGCTCTACAGGTGATGGATCTTGCAACATGTCGATCCAAACTATCCGGAATGAACACTGTTCAGGATAACCAGATCTGTACTTACACGGCTGGAAAGGATAGCTGCCAGTTTGACTCCGGTGGCCCCATGTTGTATGTCGACGCGTCCGGCGGAAAAATGTACGCGATAGGTGTTATAAATTATGGTATAACGTGCGCCTCAAAATATCCCAGTGTCAGTGCCCGCGTTACCTCGTACTTGAACTGGATTGAAACTAACACTGGGTTCAGTTTTTGCGAGAAGACATAA